Proteins co-encoded in one Sulfuricystis thermophila genomic window:
- the ppc gene encoding phosphoenolpyruvate carboxylase — protein MNDSAAAKSPLGENSSIRPTSAPADKDAPLIADIRLLGRLLGEVIRDQEGEEMFAIVEKIRSLSVRLHRSCEAATRAELQTLLDGLSREQTNLVVRAFSYFSHLANIAEDQHHIRRARAHQLSGSPPREGSIAHAMTRAAALGIGEDKLAGFFATAFVSPVLTAHPTEVQRKSILDREWTIARLLDARDRQPLTPEELAENEESLRRAILILWQTRMLRPAKLSVMDEVNNALSFYDLTFLAVLPRLHNGIEDSLGLPLPAFLKPGSWIGGDRDGNPFVTAEILKSALNAQSRKVFTYYLEQVHRLGGELSCSELLVNVSPDLAALAAASPDRNPHRDDEPYRRALIGIYARLAATARSLDHMEALRHPVAEVPPYADCAEFAADLDVIDRSLKANRSTLLARGRLRRLRRAVDIFGFHLAPLDLRQNSEVHLRTVHELFETARPGTDYAGRSEEGKIALLLAELATPRLLASPYFAYSAETASELAIFHAAREMQRRYGQAAIQNVIISKSEGVSDILEVALLLKEAGLLRPREGELDVNIVPLFETIGDLERCGAVMDRLFSLPAYQRLLDSRGRLQEVMLGYSDSNKDGGFLMSNWALYRAEITLVEVFRMRGVKLRLFHGRGGTVGRGGGPSYQAILAQPAGAVQGSIRITEQGEVIASKYANPELGRRNLEVLVAATLEATLLPREHDDPQPECLAAMAELAESAFAAYRALVYETPGFEDYFWESTVIGEIAQLNIGSRPASRKQTRAIEDLRAIPWVFSWSQCRLMLPGWYGFGSAFRAFQEQRAGNGLPLLQRMYREWGFFRTLLSNMDMLLAKTDIALAEHYAALVRDETLRTTIFGRIKAEWQQTVAALLAITGQRELLDGNPLLKRSLANRRPYIDPLNHLQVELLRRYRAGQNEDARVKSGIHLTINGIAAGLRNSG, from the coding sequence ATGAACGATTCAGCCGCAGCCAAATCTCCGCTTGGCGAAAATTCTAGCATTCGCCCGACATCCGCCCCCGCCGACAAGGACGCGCCGCTGATTGCCGACATCCGCCTGCTCGGCAGGCTCCTCGGCGAGGTGATCCGCGACCAGGAAGGCGAAGAGATGTTCGCCATCGTCGAGAAGATCCGCAGCCTGTCGGTGCGGCTCCACCGAAGCTGTGAGGCAGCGACCCGGGCCGAGCTCCAAACCCTGCTCGACGGTCTTTCGCGCGAACAGACCAATCTGGTCGTGCGCGCCTTCAGTTATTTCTCGCATCTGGCCAACATCGCCGAGGACCAGCATCACATCCGGCGCGCACGCGCGCATCAGCTTTCCGGCTCGCCACCGCGCGAAGGCAGCATCGCTCATGCGATGACGCGCGCAGCCGCCTTGGGCATCGGTGAAGACAAGCTCGCCGGCTTTTTCGCCACCGCCTTCGTCTCACCGGTGCTCACCGCGCATCCCACCGAGGTGCAGAGAAAGAGCATCCTCGACCGCGAGTGGACGATCGCCCGGCTGCTCGACGCGCGCGACCGTCAGCCGCTCACCCCCGAGGAGCTCGCCGAGAACGAGGAGTCCTTGCGACGCGCGATCCTGATCCTCTGGCAGACGCGCATGCTGCGCCCCGCGAAGCTTTCGGTGATGGACGAGGTCAACAACGCGCTGTCGTTCTACGACCTCACCTTCCTCGCCGTCCTGCCGCGGCTGCACAACGGCATCGAGGATAGTCTGGGATTGCCCCTGCCCGCTTTCCTGAAGCCCGGCTCGTGGATCGGCGGCGACCGCGACGGCAATCCCTTCGTCACCGCCGAAATCCTCAAAAGCGCGCTGAACGCCCAAAGCCGCAAGGTCTTTACCTATTACCTCGAACAGGTGCACCGGCTGGGCGGCGAGTTGTCCTGTTCCGAGCTGCTGGTGAATGTCTCGCCCGATCTCGCCGCACTGGCCGCCGCCTCGCCCGACCGCAACCCGCACCGTGACGACGAACCCTACCGGCGCGCGCTGATCGGCATCTACGCACGGCTGGCCGCGACCGCCCGCAGCCTCGACCACATGGAGGCGCTGCGCCATCCGGTGGCCGAGGTGCCCCCGTACGCCGATTGTGCCGAATTCGCCGCCGATCTCGACGTCATCGACCGTTCGCTGAAGGCCAACCGTTCGACGCTGCTGGCGCGCGGCCGCCTGCGCCGCCTGCGACGAGCCGTCGACATCTTCGGCTTTCATCTCGCGCCGCTCGATCTGCGGCAGAACTCGGAAGTGCATCTGCGCACCGTCCATGAGCTCTTCGAGACCGCGCGGCCCGGCACCGACTACGCCGGCCGCAGCGAAGAGGGCAAGATCGCGCTGCTGCTCGCGGAGCTCGCCACGCCGCGACTCCTCGCCTCGCCTTATTTCGCCTATTCCGCGGAGACCGCCAGCGAACTGGCGATCTTCCATGCCGCGCGCGAGATGCAGCGCCGCTATGGCCAGGCGGCGATCCAGAACGTCATCATCTCGAAGTCCGAGGGCGTCTCCGACATCCTCGAAGTGGCGCTGCTCCTCAAGGAAGCGGGCCTGCTGCGGCCGCGCGAAGGCGAGCTCGACGTCAATATCGTGCCGCTGTTCGAGACCATCGGCGATTTGGAGCGCTGCGGCGCCGTCATGGATCGCCTCTTCTCGCTGCCGGCCTACCAGCGGCTCTTGGATTCCCGCGGCCGGCTGCAGGAGGTGATGCTCGGCTACTCGGACAGCAACAAGGACGGCGGCTTTTTGATGTCGAACTGGGCGCTCTACCGCGCCGAGATCACGCTCGTCGAGGTGTTCCGCATGCGCGGCGTGAAATTGCGCCTGTTCCATGGCCGGGGCGGCACCGTCGGTCGCGGCGGCGGCCCCAGCTACCAGGCGATCCTCGCCCAGCCGGCCGGCGCGGTGCAAGGGTCGATCCGCATCACCGAACAGGGCGAGGTGATCGCCTCGAAATATGCCAATCCGGAACTGGGCAGGCGCAATCTCGAAGTGCTGGTCGCCGCCACCCTCGAAGCGACACTGCTGCCGCGCGAGCACGACGACCCGCAGCCGGAATGCCTGGCCGCGATGGCGGAACTCGCCGAGAGCGCCTTCGCCGCCTACCGCGCCCTGGTCTACGAGACGCCGGGCTTCGAGGACTACTTCTGGGAATCGACCGTGATCGGCGAAATCGCCCAGCTCAATATCGGCAGCCGGCCGGCCTCACGCAAACAGACACGCGCCATCGAGGACCTGCGCGCGATTCCCTGGGTGTTCTCGTGGTCGCAATGCCGCCTGATGCTGCCCGGCTGGTATGGCTTCGGTAGCGCTTTTCGCGCCTTTCAGGAACAGCGCGCTGGCAACGGCCTGCCGCTCCTACAGCGCATGTATCGCGAGTGGGGGTTCTTCCGCACCCTGCTGTCGAACATGGACATGCTGCTCGCCAAGACCGACATCGCGCTCGCCGAACACTATGCGGCCTTGGTGCGCGACGAAACCCTGCGCACGACGATCTTTGGCCGCATCAAGGCCGAGTGGCAGCAAACCGTCGCGGCGCTCCTCGCCATCACCGGCCAGCGGGAACTGCTCGACGGCAACCCGCTGCTCAAACGCTCGCTCGCCAACCGTCGGCCCTACATCGATCCGCTCAATCACTTGCAGGTCGAACTGCTGCGCCGCTACCGCGCCGGACAAAACGAGGATGCGCGCGTCAAGAGCGGCATCCATCTCACCATCAACGGCATCGCCGCGGGCTTGCGCAACAGCGGCTAG